The following coding sequences lie in one Miscanthus floridulus cultivar M001 chromosome 9, ASM1932011v1, whole genome shotgun sequence genomic window:
- the LOC136482953 gene encoding uncharacterized protein produces MRLGGGRKHGRTWIANAAIDPTTVPTLSQLRAQSTSSSQPIRSRPTPTLQRVDALEAQNNEKTAQITALTARLEAEQAAREAQEVRIAEMMQIMQALGQKTGVPVQMSAPPPQVPHAFAATPSAGSNNPPRASPDSGGFVTPPSTQRPDGWEGW; encoded by the exons ATGAGGCTCGGTGGCGGCAGGAAGCACGGCCGGACGTGGATTGCGAACGCCGCCATCGACCCCACCACTGTTCCCACTCTGAGCCAgctccgagcacagagcacgagttccagccagcccatacgctcacggCCTACTCCGACACTGCAGCGGGTCGATGCGCTCGAG gcccagaacAACGAGAAGACGGCGCAGATCACGGCCCTCACTGCTCGGCTGGAGGCTGAGCAGGCCGCTCGGGAGGCCCAGGAGGTCAGGATTGCAGAAATGATGCAAATCATGCAAGCTCTTGGGCAGAAGACGGGTGTGCCTGTGCAGATGTCAGCTCCTCCGCCTCAGGTGCCGCACGCgtttgcagctactcct TCGGCGGGTTCCAATAACCCCCCTCGTGCGTCACCTGATTCTGGAGGCTTCGTTACACCACCCTCGACGCAGAGGCCAGACGGTTGGGAAGGTTGGTGA